One Candidatus Neomarinimicrobiota bacterium DNA window includes the following coding sequences:
- a CDS encoding sigma-70 family RNA polymerase sigma factor, translating into MGYLDMYTILERHAGRISRGDADLKQDLLSLSYTAFTSAFSRGYALSIGELVNNMQHRAGELRSEKRRPFGNRGHNGTKDVYSKVRYYNNDVKLMNLNEGVVTEDILMDSFLKRTTPTADKVAFRIDFKNFLVNLQERDRLILIRRIEGYKVKEISKALGCTSSGISRRLKRIGREIAIYLDIPVEMANLYGIA; encoded by the coding sequence ATGGGATATTTGGATATGTACACCATTCTAGAGAGGCATGCTGGCAGAATATCGAGAGGAGATGCGGATCTTAAGCAAGATCTCCTCTCACTATCATATACTGCATTTACTTCGGCTTTTTCACGGGGATATGCACTATCTATTGGAGAGCTGGTGAATAACATGCAACACCGGGCAGGTGAACTCAGAAGTGAAAAACGGAGGCCCTTCGGAAACCGAGGACATAACGGAACTAAGGATGTTTACTCAAAAGTCAGATACTACAATAATGATGTCAAGCTTATGAATCTTAATGAAGGTGTAGTCACGGAGGACATACTGATGGATTCTTTCCTTAAAAGAACGACACCAACGGCTGATAAGGTAGCCTTCAGGATCGACTTTAAGAATTTTCTGGTTAATCTCCAAGAAAGAGACAGGCTTATTCTCATAAGAAGGATTGAGGGTTATAAGGTTAAAGAAATATCAAAGGCTCTTGGATGCACATCCTCTGGAATTTCAAGACGCTTGAAAAGAATCGGAAGAGAGATCGCAATCTATTTGGATATTCCGGTCGAGATGGCGAACTTGTATGGGATTGCGTAA